In Chaetodon trifascialis isolate fChaTrf1 chromosome 6, fChaTrf1.hap1, whole genome shotgun sequence, one DNA window encodes the following:
- the LOC139332364 gene encoding rapamycin-insensitive companion of mTOR-like isoform X3 produces the protein MAASFRGRPIRSLRMRGRNDSGEENVPLDLTREPSENFREILQNVAKPHGVSNMRKLGHLNNFIKLLCSINHREENFGFTYEEIIVCLRLALLNEAKEVRAAGLRSLRYLIRDTTVLQKVLRLQVDYLVARCIDIQQSNEGERTQALRLVRKIITVNAMLFPTSIANSLIAVGTDGLQERDRMVRAAIAIVCELALKNPEVVAKRGGLSTILKSVIDCQLSRINEALITTVLHLLNHPRTRQYVRVDVELEQILAPFTDFHYRHNADTAEGQLKEDRESRFLSSRMAIVAAFRSWSGIINLCKAGNSGIQSLIGLLCIPNMEVRKGLLEVLYEIFRLPVPIVTQDFTEALLSVDPARFQDTWRLSDGFVAAEAKVILPHRARSRPDLMDNYLAFVLSAFITSGLLEGLVEVVTSSDDQLAVRATILLGELLHMANTILPHSHSHHLHCLPTLINMAASFDIPQQKRLRASAAVNNLKRFHEKKKKGLKPHSLYLDHIIRKSVSSHNRRDSHSRVHRDIYVIKDTEEALMMNLRDSLILNHKQNLEWNWLLIATILKWPNVNLRNNKDEQMHKFVRRLLYFYKPSSKLYAALALDHSKARQLTVVGCQFVEFLMDSDEDGQGYLEDLVRDMVSWLSSSSGLKPERCLQSNGLLTTLSQHYFLFLGTLSAHPQGVKLLEKCGLFQCLLNLCSVKNQDAVLKLAVSTLDYSRDGLARVILSKILTAATDPCRLYATKHLRVLLRASVEFFSSWGMELLVTQLHDHSKAVSMEALDILDEACEDKANLHALIQLKPALSHLGDKGLLLLLRFLSIPKGFSYLNERGYVSKQLDKWQKEYNLKYVDLIEEQLNEALTTYRKPVDGDNYVRRSNQRLQRPNVYLPVHLYGQLVHDKTGCHLLEAQSVVPDLSYTVRSPMLDTWEGIKQLKAALWALGNIGSSNWGLNLLQEENVIPDILALAQHCEVLSVRGTCVYVLGVISKTRQGCEVLKQYGWDAVRHSRRTLWPVTPEEVDAQLTSELSSVPSTLSLNSESTSSRHNSESESQPNMYILDDDKCDVLDPSDEPSFYLHSKPVKDRSPFTILASTRFVRTRFLNSLSLPSKKLRSTSDPKTPSGSRTPTELKTGSMRRNRTVTEPSVYSPNQGDVFTSVFNGRGMPKSPTVSLETSFVGTRGGSEEQLVDGRLVRGGGSGLGLSGLGGHGAAEHPGREREQSSRERLAGDGGSSSSGGNVGGGGGGGGGTQFKSRSQSFNTDTTTSGISSMSSSPSRETVGNPEHPEPEPDSSDCVSLNTVVSAKTVKTLSSLTPQAQTNHMSTSKSSTVSLVPPGSSHTLPRRAQSLKSPSVTTIKSLADCSFMYTSPRDALGYATLKRLQQQRIHPSLSHSEALASPAKDVLFTDTITMKTGSLDSRLTPRRLSDRRGTCPEPSVLSPYHRLSRTLVPRFLKALSFASLDKEELLSPINQSTLHRCSSVRSMVSSATYGCNDDYIGLALPMDINDIFHIRDSAYFQQRISPPSEERKRFLFGEGDGDRPPLPILKQQFSISELIVSRGDGQNHTVGSEETGLQDHSDENCLYCVGATVLGYPTQPQINSTHPRTDYVDFPSWGGQGGHRLEVMPQSKFSGVSGCSDAAVSQGSICGTPTPGDIVIGGKAISEDGPASRVLLRKEVLRLIINLSSSVGTKGHETGLLTIKEKFPYAFDDICLYSEVSHLLAHCMFRLTSRRFIQELFQDVQFMPMYEEAEAILTKLPKPVEEDADPPAES, from the exons ATGGCGGCCAGCTTCCGCGGCCGTCCTATCCGGAGTCTTCGGATGCGAG GTCGGAATGACAGCGGGGAAGAGAACGTACCGCTGGATCTGACCAGAG AGCCGTCAGAAAACTTCCGTGAAATCCTTCAAAATGTGGCCAAACCACACGGAGTCAGTAACATGCGAAAATTGGGCCACCTGAACAACTTCATAAAG CTGTTATGCAGCATTAACCACCGCGAGGAGAACTTTGGGTTTACGTACGAAGAAATCATCGTTTG TCTGCGACTAGCTCTTCTGAATGAGGCCAAGGAAGTGCGTGCTGCAGGGTTGCGGTCGCTCCGCTACCTCATTAGAGACACCACTGTGCTGCAGAAGGTCCTCAGACTACAGGTGGACTATTTGGTAGCCAG ATGCATTGACATCCAGCAGAGCAATGAGGGCGAGAGGACTCAGGCTCTGCGACTTGTCCGAAAG ATTATCACAGTCAATGCGATGCTGTTCCCCACCTCCATTGCAAACTCTCTCATCGCTGTTGGCACTGATGGACTGCAGGAGAGAGACCGCATGGTCCGAGCAGCCATCGCCATCGTGTGCGAGCTCG CCCTGAAGAACCCGGAGGTGGTGGCCAAACGGGGAGGCCTCAGCACCATCCTGAAGAGCGTGATTGACTGTCAGCTGAGTCGCATCAACGAAGCTCTGATCACCACCGTCCTCCATCTGCTCAACCACCCGCGTACCCGTCAGTACGTGCGCGTTGATGTGGAACTGGAg CAAATCCTCGCGCCTTTCACAGATTTTCACTACCGTCACAACGCAGACACGGCTGAAGGGCAActcaa ggaggacagagagtcCCGCTTCTTGTCCAGCAGGATGGCCATCGTGGCTGCCTTTCGCTCCTGGTCCG GGATTATCAACCTATGCAAGGCTGGAAATTCTGGAATCCAGTCTTTAATTGGCTTACTCTGCATACCAAATATGGAAGTTAGG AAAGGCTTGTTGGAGGTGTTATATGAGATATTCCGGCTCCCTGTGCCCATTGTAACCCAAGACTTCACGGAAGCTCTTCTTAGTGTTG ACCCCGCCAGGTTCCAGGACACCTGGAGGCTCTCTGATGggtttgttgctgctgaggcCAAAGTCATCCTTCCGCATCGGGCTCGCTCCAG GCCTGATCTGATGGACAACTACCTGGCGTTTGTTCTGTCGGCCTTCATCACCAGCGGGCTGTTAGAG GgtcttgttgaagttgtgacCAGTAGTGATGATCAGCTTGCTGTCAGAGCCACCATCCTCTTGGGAGAACTTCTACACATG GCAAACACCATCCTTCCTCATTCCCACAGTCACCACCTGCACTGCCTTCCCACCCTCATCAACATGGCAGCCTCCTTCGACATCCCCCAGCAGAAACGACT TCGTGCAAGCGCAGCGGTCAACAATCTGAAGCGTTTccatgagaagaagaagaaaggtttGAAACCACACAGTCTTTACTTGGACCACATCATCCGCAAGTCTGTGTCTTCACACAACCGCAGAGACTCGCACTCGCGTGTCCACAGGGACATCTACGTCATTAAG gaCACGGAAGAAGCACTGATGATGAACCTGAGAGACAGTCTTATTCTCAACCACAAGCAGAACCTGGAGTGGAACTGGTTGCTTATTGCCACGATCCTTAAG tgGCCAAATGTAAACCTCAGGAACAACAAAGATGAACAGATGCACAA GTTTGTGCGGAGGCTGCTGTACTTTTATAAGCCCAGCAGTAAGTTGTATGCGGCGCTGGCGTTGGATCACTCAAAGGCCAGACAGCTCACCGTGGTCGGCTGTCAGTTCGTTGAGTTCCTCATGGACTCAGATGAG GATGGCCAGGGTTACCTGGAGGACCTGGTGAGGGACATGGTGTCGTGGCTGTCCTCGTCCTCGGGGCTGAAGCCTGAGCGCTGTCTGCAGAGCAACGGCCTGCTCACCACACTCAGCCAACACTACTTCCTCTTCCTGGGGACGCTCTCTGCGCACCCGCAGGGAGTCAAACTGCTGGAGAAATGTGGCCTGTTTCAGTG CCTGCTGAATCTGTGCTCTGTGAAGAACCAGGACGCTGTGCTGAAGCTCGCTGTGTCCACACTGGACTACAGCAGAGACGGTCTGGCCCGAGTGATCCTCTCCAAGATCCTCACTGCTGCTACTGAT CCGTGCAGGTTGTATGCCACCAAACACCTCCGCGTGCTGCTGCGTGCCAGCGTGGAGTTCTTCAGCAGCTGGGGTATGGAGCTGCTGGTCACACAGCTCCACGACCACAGCAAGGCTGTGTCCATGGAGGCCCTGGACATTCTGGACGAGGCCTGTGAGGACAAG GCCAACCTCCACGCTCTGATCCAGCTGAAACCAGCTCTGTCCCACCTGGGAGACAAgggcctcctgctgctcctcag GTTCCTGTCCATTCCTAAAGGTTTCTCCTACCTCAACGAGAGGGGATACGTCAGCAAGCAGCTGGATAAATGGCAGAAG GAATACAACCTGAAGTATGTGGACCTGATAGAGGAGCAGCTCAACGAAGCTCTGACAACCTACCGCAAACCTGTCGATGGAGACAACTACGTCAGACGCAGCAACCAAAG GTTACAAAGACCAAATGTCTATCTCCCTGTGCACTTGTATGGTCAGCTGGTCCACGATAAGACGGGCTGTCACCTATTGGAGGCTCAG AGTGTGGTTCCTGACCTCAGCTACACGGTTCGCTCCCCGATGCTGGACACCTGGGAGGGCATTAAACAGCTGAAGGCTgctctctgggctctg gGCAACATTGGCTCTTCAAACTGGGGTCTGaacctcctgcaggaggagaacgTCATTCCTGACATCCTGGCGTTGGCTCAGCACTGTGAGGTGCTGTCAGTACGAGG GACATGCGTCTATGTGCTGGGTGTGATCTCCAAGACCAGGCAGGGCTGTGAGGTGCTGAAGCAGTACGGTTGGGATGCAGTCAGACACAGTCGCAGGACGCTGTGGCCTGTCACTCCAGAAGAGGTCGACGCGCAGCTGACCTCTGAACTGTCCTCAGTGCCGAGCACGCTCAGTCTGAACTCTGAGTCCACCAGCTCGCGCCACAACAGCGAGAGCGAGTCTCAGCCAA ACATGTACATCCTGGATGATGACAAGTGTGACGTTCTGGACCCATCAGACGAGCCCTCCTTCTATCTACACTCCAAACCGGTCAAGGACCGCAGCCCCTTCACGATCCTGGCCTCCACTCGCTTCGTTCGCACTCGCTTCCTCAACTCCCTGTCACTCCCCAGCAAGAAGCTGCGCTCCACCAGCGACCCCAAGACCCCGTCAGGCTCTCGGACCCCTACTGAACTCAAGACGGGGAGCATGAGGCGGAACAGGACGGTGACAGAGCCCTCGGTCTACAGCCCAAACCAGGGGGACGTCTTTACCTCTGTGTTTAATGGTAGAGGAATGCCGAAGAGTCCCACTGTCAGCCTGGAGACGTCCTTCGTCGGGACCAGGGGGGGCTCTGAGGAGCAGCTTGTGGATGGCAGGCTGGTCAGGGGAGGAGGCTCGGGCCTCGGACTCAGCGGTCTCGGAGGGCACGGGGCCGCGGAGCACCCCGGCCGGGAGAGGGAGCAGAGTAGCCGAGAGCGTCTTGCGGGAGATGGTGGCTCCTCGTCGAGCGGAGGCAACgtgggagggggtggaggaggcggcggaggTACTCAGTTTAAAAGCCGCAGTCAGAGCTTTAACACGGACACCACAACCAGCGGCATCAGCTCCATGAGCTCCAGCCCCTCCAGGGAGACCGTTGGAAACCCCGAGCACCCCGAACCCGAGCCGGACTCCTCTGACTGTGTGAGCCTGAACACAGTGGTGTCAGCCAAGACTGTCAAAACActctcctccctcaccccccAGGCTCAGACCAACCACATGTCCACATCCAAGTCCTCCACTGTCTCTCTGGTACCGCCCGGCTCCTCGCACACTCTCCCCCGCCGAGCTCAGTCTCTCAAGTCTCCTTCGGTGACCACCATCAAGAGCCTggctgactgtagcttcatgtaCACCAGCCCACGGGACGCGCTGGGCTACGCCACGCTGAagcggctgcagcagcagaggataCACCCGTCTTTGTCTCACAGTGAGGCACTGGCCTCGCCAGCCAAAGACGTGCTGTTTACCGACACCATCACTATGAAGACCGGCAGCCTGGACTCCAGACTGACGCCTCGCAG GTTATCAGATAGGAGGGGCACCTGTCCAGAACCCAGCGTCTTAAGTCCGTACCACAGGCTGTCCAGAACGCTCGTCCCGCG GTTTCTGAAGGCTCTGAGCTTTGCCTCTCTGGATaaagaggagctgctcagtCCCATCAACCAAAGCACTTTGCACCGCTGCTCCTCGGTGCGCTCAATGGTCTCAAGCGCCACCTACGGGTGCAACGACGACTACATCGGCCTCGCACTGCCCATGGACATCAACGACATATTCCACATCCGAGACTCGGCCTACTTTCAGCAGAGGATCAGCCCGCCGTCTGAAGAGCGGAAGCGTTTCCTCTTTGGGGAAGGAGACG GCGACCGCCCGCCTCTCCCCATCCTGAAGCAGCAGTTCAGCATCTCTGAGCTGATTGTGTCCAGAGGTGACGGCCAGAACCACACAGTGGGCTCAGAGGAGACGGGCCTGCAGGACCACAGCGACGAAAACTGCCTCTACTGTGTCGGAGCCACCGTCCTCGGATACCCCACACAGCCTCAGATCAACAGCACACACCCTCGGACAG ACTATGTCGACTTCCCGTCGTGGGGAGGGCAGGGCGGCCATCGTCTGGAGGTGATGCCTCAGTCCAAGTTCTCCGGCGTGTCCGGCTGCAGCGACGCCGCTGTGTCACAAGGCTCCATCTGTGGCACGCCCACACCTGGTGACATCGTCATAg GTGGCAAGGCGATATCAGAAGACGGCCCCGCCTCGCGTGTCCTGCTGAGGAAGGAGGTGCTCCGCCTCATCATCAACCTCAGCTCCTCTGTAGGAACCAAAGGCCACGAAACAGGACTACTGAC GATAAAGGAGAAGTTCCCCTACGCGTTCGACGACATCTGCCTGTACTCCGAGGTTTCCCACCTCTTAGCTCACTGCATGTTTCGGCTGACTTCAAGACGCTTCATACAGGAACTCTTCCAGGACGTGCAATTCATGCCA ATGTATGAGGAAGCAGAGGCAATCCTGACAAAGCTACCAAAACCTGTTGAAGAGGACGCTGACCCCCCTGCAGAATCCTGA
- the LOC139332364 gene encoding rapamycin-insensitive companion of mTOR-like isoform X1 gives MAASFRGRPIRSLRMRGRNDSGEENVPLDLTREPSENFREILQNVAKPHGVSNMRKLGHLNNFIKLLCSINHREENFGFTYEEIIVCLRLALLNEAKEVRAAGLRSLRYLIRDTTVLQKVLRLQVDYLVARCIDIQQSNEGERTQALRLVRKIITVNAMLFPTSIANSLIAVGTDGLQERDRMVRAAIAIVCELALKNPEVVAKRGGLSTILKSVIDCQLSRINEALITTVLHLLNHPRTRQYVRVDVELEQILAPFTDFHYRHNADTAEGQLKEDRESRFLSSRMAIVAAFRSWSGIINLCKAGNSGIQSLIGLLCIPNMEVRKGLLEVLYEIFRLPVPIVTQDFTEALLSVDPARFQDTWRLSDGFVAAEAKVILPHRARSRPDLMDNYLAFVLSAFITSGLLEGLVEVVTSSDDQLAVRATILLGELLHMANTILPHSHSHHLHCLPTLINMAASFDIPQQKRLRASAAVNNLKRFHEKKKKGLKPHSLYLDHIIRKSVSSHNRRDSHSRVHRDIYVIKDTEEALMMNLRDSLILNHKQNLEWNWLLIATILKWPNVNLRNNKDEQMHKFVRRLLYFYKPSSKLYAALALDHSKARQLTVVGCQFVEFLMDSDEDGQGYLEDLVRDMVSWLSSSSGLKPERCLQSNGLLTTLSQHYFLFLGTLSAHPQGVKLLEKCGLFQCLLNLCSVKNQDAVLKLAVSTLDYSRDGLARVILSKILTAATDPCRLYATKHLRVLLRASVEFFSSWGMELLVTQLHDHSKAVSMEALDILDEACEDKANLHALIQLKPALSHLGDKGLLLLLRFLSIPKGFSYLNERGYVSKQLDKWQKEYNLKYVDLIEEQLNEALTTYRKPVDGDNYVRRSNQRLQRPNVYLPVHLYGQLVHDKTGCHLLEAQSVVPDLSYTVRSPMLDTWEGIKQLKAALWALGNIGSSNWGLNLLQEENVIPDILALAQHCEVLSVRGTCVYVLGVISKTRQGCEVLKQYGWDAVRHSRRTLWPVTPEEVDAQLTSELSSVPSTLSLNSESTSSRHNSESESQPNMYILDDDKCDVLDPSDEPSFYLHSKPVKDRSPFTILASTRFVRTRFLNSLSLPSKKLRSTSDPKTPSGSRTPTELKTGSMRRNRTVTEPSVYSPNQGDVFTSVFNGRGMPKSPTVSLETSFVGTRGGSEEQLVDGRLVRGGGSGLGLSGLGGHGAAEHPGREREQSSRERLAGDGGSSSSGGNVGGGGGGGGGTQFKSRSQSFNTDTTTSGISSMSSSPSRETVGNPEHPEPEPDSSDCVSLNTVVSAKTVKTLSSLTPQAQTNHMSTSKSSTVSLVPPGSSHTLPRRAQSLKSPSVTTIKSLADCSFMYTSPRDALGYATLKRLQQQRIHPSLSHSEALASPAKDVLFTDTITMKTGSLDSRLTPRSLSPRILSRTSPLALPRFLKALSFASLDKEELLSPINQSTLHRCSSVRSMVSSATYGCNDDYIGLALPMDINDIFHIRDSAYFQQRISPPSEERKRFLFGEGDGDRPPLPILKQQFSISELIVSRGDGQNHTVGSEETGLQDHSDENCLYCVGATVLGYPTQPQINSTHPRTDYVDFPSWGGQGGHRLEVMPQSKFSGVSGCSDAAVSQGSICGTPTPGDIVIGGKAISEDGPASRVLLRKEVLRLIINLSSSVGTKGHETGLLTIKEKFPYAFDDICLYSEVSHLLAHCMFRLTSRRFIQELFQDVQFMPMYEEAEAILTKLPKPVEEDADPPAES, from the exons ATGGCGGCCAGCTTCCGCGGCCGTCCTATCCGGAGTCTTCGGATGCGAG GTCGGAATGACAGCGGGGAAGAGAACGTACCGCTGGATCTGACCAGAG AGCCGTCAGAAAACTTCCGTGAAATCCTTCAAAATGTGGCCAAACCACACGGAGTCAGTAACATGCGAAAATTGGGCCACCTGAACAACTTCATAAAG CTGTTATGCAGCATTAACCACCGCGAGGAGAACTTTGGGTTTACGTACGAAGAAATCATCGTTTG TCTGCGACTAGCTCTTCTGAATGAGGCCAAGGAAGTGCGTGCTGCAGGGTTGCGGTCGCTCCGCTACCTCATTAGAGACACCACTGTGCTGCAGAAGGTCCTCAGACTACAGGTGGACTATTTGGTAGCCAG ATGCATTGACATCCAGCAGAGCAATGAGGGCGAGAGGACTCAGGCTCTGCGACTTGTCCGAAAG ATTATCACAGTCAATGCGATGCTGTTCCCCACCTCCATTGCAAACTCTCTCATCGCTGTTGGCACTGATGGACTGCAGGAGAGAGACCGCATGGTCCGAGCAGCCATCGCCATCGTGTGCGAGCTCG CCCTGAAGAACCCGGAGGTGGTGGCCAAACGGGGAGGCCTCAGCACCATCCTGAAGAGCGTGATTGACTGTCAGCTGAGTCGCATCAACGAAGCTCTGATCACCACCGTCCTCCATCTGCTCAACCACCCGCGTACCCGTCAGTACGTGCGCGTTGATGTGGAACTGGAg CAAATCCTCGCGCCTTTCACAGATTTTCACTACCGTCACAACGCAGACACGGCTGAAGGGCAActcaa ggaggacagagagtcCCGCTTCTTGTCCAGCAGGATGGCCATCGTGGCTGCCTTTCGCTCCTGGTCCG GGATTATCAACCTATGCAAGGCTGGAAATTCTGGAATCCAGTCTTTAATTGGCTTACTCTGCATACCAAATATGGAAGTTAGG AAAGGCTTGTTGGAGGTGTTATATGAGATATTCCGGCTCCCTGTGCCCATTGTAACCCAAGACTTCACGGAAGCTCTTCTTAGTGTTG ACCCCGCCAGGTTCCAGGACACCTGGAGGCTCTCTGATGggtttgttgctgctgaggcCAAAGTCATCCTTCCGCATCGGGCTCGCTCCAG GCCTGATCTGATGGACAACTACCTGGCGTTTGTTCTGTCGGCCTTCATCACCAGCGGGCTGTTAGAG GgtcttgttgaagttgtgacCAGTAGTGATGATCAGCTTGCTGTCAGAGCCACCATCCTCTTGGGAGAACTTCTACACATG GCAAACACCATCCTTCCTCATTCCCACAGTCACCACCTGCACTGCCTTCCCACCCTCATCAACATGGCAGCCTCCTTCGACATCCCCCAGCAGAAACGACT TCGTGCAAGCGCAGCGGTCAACAATCTGAAGCGTTTccatgagaagaagaagaaaggtttGAAACCACACAGTCTTTACTTGGACCACATCATCCGCAAGTCTGTGTCTTCACACAACCGCAGAGACTCGCACTCGCGTGTCCACAGGGACATCTACGTCATTAAG gaCACGGAAGAAGCACTGATGATGAACCTGAGAGACAGTCTTATTCTCAACCACAAGCAGAACCTGGAGTGGAACTGGTTGCTTATTGCCACGATCCTTAAG tgGCCAAATGTAAACCTCAGGAACAACAAAGATGAACAGATGCACAA GTTTGTGCGGAGGCTGCTGTACTTTTATAAGCCCAGCAGTAAGTTGTATGCGGCGCTGGCGTTGGATCACTCAAAGGCCAGACAGCTCACCGTGGTCGGCTGTCAGTTCGTTGAGTTCCTCATGGACTCAGATGAG GATGGCCAGGGTTACCTGGAGGACCTGGTGAGGGACATGGTGTCGTGGCTGTCCTCGTCCTCGGGGCTGAAGCCTGAGCGCTGTCTGCAGAGCAACGGCCTGCTCACCACACTCAGCCAACACTACTTCCTCTTCCTGGGGACGCTCTCTGCGCACCCGCAGGGAGTCAAACTGCTGGAGAAATGTGGCCTGTTTCAGTG CCTGCTGAATCTGTGCTCTGTGAAGAACCAGGACGCTGTGCTGAAGCTCGCTGTGTCCACACTGGACTACAGCAGAGACGGTCTGGCCCGAGTGATCCTCTCCAAGATCCTCACTGCTGCTACTGAT CCGTGCAGGTTGTATGCCACCAAACACCTCCGCGTGCTGCTGCGTGCCAGCGTGGAGTTCTTCAGCAGCTGGGGTATGGAGCTGCTGGTCACACAGCTCCACGACCACAGCAAGGCTGTGTCCATGGAGGCCCTGGACATTCTGGACGAGGCCTGTGAGGACAAG GCCAACCTCCACGCTCTGATCCAGCTGAAACCAGCTCTGTCCCACCTGGGAGACAAgggcctcctgctgctcctcag GTTCCTGTCCATTCCTAAAGGTTTCTCCTACCTCAACGAGAGGGGATACGTCAGCAAGCAGCTGGATAAATGGCAGAAG GAATACAACCTGAAGTATGTGGACCTGATAGAGGAGCAGCTCAACGAAGCTCTGACAACCTACCGCAAACCTGTCGATGGAGACAACTACGTCAGACGCAGCAACCAAAG GTTACAAAGACCAAATGTCTATCTCCCTGTGCACTTGTATGGTCAGCTGGTCCACGATAAGACGGGCTGTCACCTATTGGAGGCTCAG AGTGTGGTTCCTGACCTCAGCTACACGGTTCGCTCCCCGATGCTGGACACCTGGGAGGGCATTAAACAGCTGAAGGCTgctctctgggctctg gGCAACATTGGCTCTTCAAACTGGGGTCTGaacctcctgcaggaggagaacgTCATTCCTGACATCCTGGCGTTGGCTCAGCACTGTGAGGTGCTGTCAGTACGAGG GACATGCGTCTATGTGCTGGGTGTGATCTCCAAGACCAGGCAGGGCTGTGAGGTGCTGAAGCAGTACGGTTGGGATGCAGTCAGACACAGTCGCAGGACGCTGTGGCCTGTCACTCCAGAAGAGGTCGACGCGCAGCTGACCTCTGAACTGTCCTCAGTGCCGAGCACGCTCAGTCTGAACTCTGAGTCCACCAGCTCGCGCCACAACAGCGAGAGCGAGTCTCAGCCAA ACATGTACATCCTGGATGATGACAAGTGTGACGTTCTGGACCCATCAGACGAGCCCTCCTTCTATCTACACTCCAAACCGGTCAAGGACCGCAGCCCCTTCACGATCCTGGCCTCCACTCGCTTCGTTCGCACTCGCTTCCTCAACTCCCTGTCACTCCCCAGCAAGAAGCTGCGCTCCACCAGCGACCCCAAGACCCCGTCAGGCTCTCGGACCCCTACTGAACTCAAGACGGGGAGCATGAGGCGGAACAGGACGGTGACAGAGCCCTCGGTCTACAGCCCAAACCAGGGGGACGTCTTTACCTCTGTGTTTAATGGTAGAGGAATGCCGAAGAGTCCCACTGTCAGCCTGGAGACGTCCTTCGTCGGGACCAGGGGGGGCTCTGAGGAGCAGCTTGTGGATGGCAGGCTGGTCAGGGGAGGAGGCTCGGGCCTCGGACTCAGCGGTCTCGGAGGGCACGGGGCCGCGGAGCACCCCGGCCGGGAGAGGGAGCAGAGTAGCCGAGAGCGTCTTGCGGGAGATGGTGGCTCCTCGTCGAGCGGAGGCAACgtgggagggggtggaggaggcggcggaggTACTCAGTTTAAAAGCCGCAGTCAGAGCTTTAACACGGACACCACAACCAGCGGCATCAGCTCCATGAGCTCCAGCCCCTCCAGGGAGACCGTTGGAAACCCCGAGCACCCCGAACCCGAGCCGGACTCCTCTGACTGTGTGAGCCTGAACACAGTGGTGTCAGCCAAGACTGTCAAAACActctcctccctcaccccccAGGCTCAGACCAACCACATGTCCACATCCAAGTCCTCCACTGTCTCTCTGGTACCGCCCGGCTCCTCGCACACTCTCCCCCGCCGAGCTCAGTCTCTCAAGTCTCCTTCGGTGACCACCATCAAGAGCCTggctgactgtagcttcatgtaCACCAGCCCACGGGACGCGCTGGGCTACGCCACGCTGAagcggctgcagcagcagaggataCACCCGTCTTTGTCTCACAGTGAGGCACTGGCCTCGCCAGCCAAAGACGTGCTGTTTACCGACACCATCACTATGAAGACCGGCAGCCTGGACTCCAGACTGACGCCTCGCAG TCTCTCCCCCCGGATCCTCTCACGCACCTCTCCTCTTGCCCTTCCTAGGTTTCTGAAGGCTCTGAGCTTTGCCTCTCTGGATaaagaggagctgctcagtCCCATCAACCAAAGCACTTTGCACCGCTGCTCCTCGGTGCGCTCAATGGTCTCAAGCGCCACCTACGGGTGCAACGACGACTACATCGGCCTCGCACTGCCCATGGACATCAACGACATATTCCACATCCGAGACTCGGCCTACTTTCAGCAGAGGATCAGCCCGCCGTCTGAAGAGCGGAAGCGTTTCCTCTTTGGGGAAGGAGACG GCGACCGCCCGCCTCTCCCCATCCTGAAGCAGCAGTTCAGCATCTCTGAGCTGATTGTGTCCAGAGGTGACGGCCAGAACCACACAGTGGGCTCAGAGGAGACGGGCCTGCAGGACCACAGCGACGAAAACTGCCTCTACTGTGTCGGAGCCACCGTCCTCGGATACCCCACACAGCCTCAGATCAACAGCACACACCCTCGGACAG ACTATGTCGACTTCCCGTCGTGGGGAGGGCAGGGCGGCCATCGTCTGGAGGTGATGCCTCAGTCCAAGTTCTCCGGCGTGTCCGGCTGCAGCGACGCCGCTGTGTCACAAGGCTCCATCTGTGGCACGCCCACACCTGGTGACATCGTCATAg GTGGCAAGGCGATATCAGAAGACGGCCCCGCCTCGCGTGTCCTGCTGAGGAAGGAGGTGCTCCGCCTCATCATCAACCTCAGCTCCTCTGTAGGAACCAAAGGCCACGAAACAGGACTACTGAC GATAAAGGAGAAGTTCCCCTACGCGTTCGACGACATCTGCCTGTACTCCGAGGTTTCCCACCTCTTAGCTCACTGCATGTTTCGGCTGACTTCAAGACGCTTCATACAGGAACTCTTCCAGGACGTGCAATTCATGCCA ATGTATGAGGAAGCAGAGGCAATCCTGACAAAGCTACCAAAACCTGTTGAAGAGGACGCTGACCCCCCTGCAGAATCCTGA